The following coding sequences lie in one Mycobacterium sp. Z3061 genomic window:
- a CDS encoding MFS transporter produces the protein MSTATSRVAGDSVSGNPWAALWAMMLGFFMIMLDSTIVAVANPTIMTALNIGYATVVWVTSAYLLGYAVVLLVAGRLGDRFGPKNLYVIGLVVFTFASVWCGLSGSAAMLIAARVVQGVGAGLLTPQTLSMLTRIFPANHRGSAMSMWGATAGVASLVGPLAGGTLVDGLGWQWIFFVNVPVGVIGLALAIWLIPALPVRTQGFDPIGVALSGVGMFLLVFGLQEGETAHWKPWIWAVLVAGAGFMSAFVYWQSINRRAPLVPLNMFADRDFSLCNIGVAIISFASTAMMLPLTFYAQSVCGLSPTRSALLIAPVAVSSGLLAPLVGLIIDKVHPVPLLGFGFSALAISMTWLAMELEPGTPVWRLMPPFVGLGVGMAFVWSPLAATATRNLPTEQSGAGSGVYNATRQLGAVLGSAGMAAFMTWRIGAEVPGGAAAPTGADAALQLPAFMRAPFSAAMSQSMLLPAFIALFGIVASLFLVGAVGSALSRRDVDDLAGYALADDDPEDDDDGYVEYILRREPDSAYDVNTQPVVSLTRRNGAPRVAVPRVAELARQSDPDDPVSGRR, from the coding sequence ATGAGCACGGCGACGAGCCGGGTGGCCGGGGACAGCGTCTCCGGGAACCCCTGGGCCGCGCTGTGGGCGATGATGCTCGGCTTCTTCATGATCATGCTCGACTCGACGATCGTCGCCGTGGCCAATCCGACGATCATGACCGCGCTGAACATCGGGTACGCCACAGTGGTGTGGGTGACCAGCGCCTACCTGCTGGGTTACGCGGTGGTGCTGCTGGTCGCCGGCCGGCTCGGCGACCGGTTCGGCCCCAAGAACCTCTATGTGATCGGCCTGGTCGTCTTCACCTTCGCGTCGGTGTGGTGCGGACTTTCCGGCAGCGCCGCCATGTTGATCGCGGCCCGCGTCGTTCAGGGCGTGGGCGCCGGACTGCTCACCCCGCAGACGCTGTCGATGCTCACCCGGATCTTCCCGGCCAACCATCGCGGCTCCGCGATGAGCATGTGGGGCGCGACCGCCGGCGTCGCCAGCCTGGTCGGCCCGCTCGCCGGGGGAACGCTGGTAGACGGCCTGGGCTGGCAATGGATCTTCTTCGTCAATGTGCCGGTCGGCGTCATCGGGCTAGCGCTGGCGATCTGGCTGATTCCCGCTCTGCCGGTCCGCACCCAGGGATTCGACCCGATCGGCGTCGCGCTGTCCGGCGTCGGGATGTTCCTGCTGGTGTTCGGTCTGCAGGAAGGTGAAACGGCGCACTGGAAGCCGTGGATCTGGGCCGTGTTGGTCGCCGGCGCCGGGTTCATGTCTGCGTTCGTCTATTGGCAGTCGATCAACCGGCGCGCGCCGCTGGTTCCGCTGAACATGTTCGCTGACCGCGACTTCAGCCTGTGCAACATCGGCGTGGCGATCATTTCGTTCGCGTCGACGGCGATGATGCTGCCGCTGACCTTTTACGCCCAGTCGGTCTGCGGGCTGTCGCCGACGCGTTCGGCCCTGCTGATCGCGCCGGTGGCCGTCAGTAGCGGCCTGCTCGCCCCGCTCGTCGGGCTGATCATCGACAAGGTCCATCCGGTGCCGCTGCTGGGTTTCGGCTTCTCGGCGCTGGCGATCTCGATGACGTGGCTGGCGATGGAGTTGGAGCCCGGCACTCCGGTTTGGCGGCTGATGCCGCCGTTCGTGGGCCTGGGAGTGGGGATGGCCTTCGTCTGGTCGCCGCTGGCAGCCACCGCGACCCGCAACCTGCCTACCGAGCAGTCCGGCGCCGGCTCGGGCGTCTACAACGCCACCCGTCAACTCGGGGCGGTGCTGGGGAGCGCAGGCATGGCCGCGTTCATGACGTGGCGTATCGGCGCCGAGGTGCCGGGCGGTGCCGCGGCGCCCACCGGGGCGGACGCGGCCCTGCAGCTACCCGCGTTCATGCGGGCACCCTTCTCGGCGGCGATGTCGCAGTCGATGCTGTTGCCGGCGTTCATCGCGCTGTTCGGGATCGTCGCGTCGCTGTTTCTGGTCGGCGCGGTGGGTTCGGCCCTGAGCCGACGCGACGTCGACGACTTGGCCGGCTACGCACTGGCGGACGACGACCCGGAAGATGACGACGACGGTTACGTCGAATACATCCTGCGCCGGGAACCGGACTCTGCCTACGACGTCAACACCCAGCCAGTGGTTTCTCTGACCCGGCGCAACGGTGCTCCCAGGGTCGCCGTGCCGCGGGTCGCGGAGCTCGCGCGCCAGTCAGATCCCGACGACCCGGTCTCTGGTCGACGCTGA
- a CDS encoding ParA family protein, with translation MIWALVHTKGGVGKTTTAMFLAAALVRRGVPVRVIDADPQGSASSWADRAAHLGTPLPFEVTPATATDMRVLSSKPDEVLLVDCPPGTAEAIDAAVDAADLVIIPTGPRAADVDRIWPTLDITAHRPTTILLTLADMRKAEAVEMPRALAEANAPVLRSIVRYLPAIERAFGRGMPRDLGDYVDVLDELMVALGIDEEAKTP, from the coding sequence TTGATCTGGGCACTTGTGCACACCAAGGGCGGTGTGGGAAAGACGACGACCGCGATGTTTCTGGCCGCGGCTCTGGTGCGACGTGGAGTTCCGGTGCGCGTCATTGATGCCGACCCGCAGGGATCGGCATCGTCGTGGGCTGACCGGGCGGCACACCTGGGGACGCCGCTGCCGTTTGAAGTCACCCCGGCGACAGCGACGGACATGCGGGTTCTCTCGAGCAAGCCGGACGAGGTGCTCCTGGTTGATTGCCCGCCCGGCACGGCCGAGGCAATCGATGCGGCCGTAGACGCGGCCGACCTGGTGATCATCCCCACCGGACCACGCGCCGCGGACGTCGACCGCATCTGGCCGACGCTGGACATCACGGCGCACCGTCCCACGACGATTCTGCTCACGCTGGCGGACATGCGGAAAGCTGAAGCGGTAGAGATGCCGCGCGCGCTGGCGGAGGCGAACGCTCCGGTGCTCAGGAGCATCGTGCGGTACCTACCCGCGATCGAGCGGGCATTTGGGCGCGGCATGCCGCGCGACCTGGGCGATTACGTAGACGTCCTCGACGAGCTGATGGTCGCGTTAGGGATCGACGAGGAGGCAAAGACGCCATGA
- a CDS encoding PE family protein, which produces MSYVIALPEALASASTDLTAIGSSIGAANAAAAFPTMNILAAGQDEVSAAIAELFGNLGQEYQTISSQVASFHSQFVQALSSGGGMYAAAEAFNALPLAAASSPLGGAFQTLIYGPIHAIGEGWINSPFGQVIDPIINAPTTLLFGRGLIANGATGTAANPTGGAGGFFFGDGGAGINGANGGNAGLIGNGGAGGVGIAGGAGGAGGTGGWLMGNGGAGGAGGVGIPGGIGLVGGVGGAGGMGGKAWFFGDGGAGGAGGVGGTGGAGTAGVAGFPGTNGGQAGAGGHGGAGGAAGAGGLFLGDGGTGGAGGLGGAGGLGGRGGDGLAGIAGVNAGHGGNAGDGGNGGLGGDGGTGGSGGAGGFLGGAGANGNGGNGGIGGGAGTPGTGGAGAAGSSLLDPNGGTGGNGGNPGAFGGGGSGGAAGIGGAAGTGVAGVAGNHGAAVTSGGDGGVGGAGFTPLLAGASGGNGGTGGNGGAVGNGGAGGAGGNGAAGLAGTNGSTPVTPGADGTNGTGGGLGGSGGTGGNGGLGGSISGNGGAGGVGGTGGTGGAGGNGGDGAAGNASLTGVGGKGERRARRQRRHRWWRTCALPICGRRRVRQPRGRRGRR; this is translated from the coding sequence ATGTCATACGTAATCGCATTGCCGGAGGCTTTGGCCAGCGCGTCCACGGACTTGACCGCGATCGGCTCGTCGATCGGTGCGGCCAACGCGGCGGCGGCGTTCCCGACGATGAACATCCTGGCCGCGGGCCAGGATGAGGTGTCGGCGGCGATTGCGGAGCTGTTCGGAAATCTGGGACAGGAGTACCAGACGATCAGCTCGCAGGTAGCGAGCTTCCACAGCCAGTTCGTGCAGGCGTTGTCCTCAGGCGGCGGGATGTACGCGGCAGCCGAGGCTTTCAACGCGTTGCCACTGGCGGCGGCGAGTTCACCGCTGGGTGGTGCGTTCCAGACGCTGATCTACGGGCCGATCCACGCGATCGGCGAGGGATGGATCAACAGTCCGTTCGGCCAGGTGATCGACCCGATCATCAACGCTCCCACCACCCTGCTGTTCGGGCGGGGTCTGATTGCCAACGGTGCTACCGGTACTGCGGCAAACCCGACCGGCGGTGCCGGCGGGTTCTTCTTCGGCGACGGCGGCGCCGGCATCAACGGCGCTAACGGCGGGAATGCCGGGCTGATCGGCAACGGCGGTGCCGGCGGCGTCGGTATCGCCGGCGGGGCGGGCGGTGCCGGTGGCACCGGCGGTTGGCTGATGGGCAACGGCGGCGCCGGCGGGGCCGGCGGTGTGGGTATTCCCGGCGGTATCGGCCTGGTAGGAGGAGTCGGCGGGGCCGGCGGAATGGGCGGCAAGGCCTGGTTCTTCGGTGACGGTGGGGCTGGTGGCGCCGGCGGTGTCGGTGGGACAGGCGGAGCCGGCACTGCCGGCGTTGCCGGCTTCCCGGGTACGAACGGCGGTCAGGCGGGCGCCGGCGGCCACGGTGGTGCCGGCGGTGCCGCCGGCGCCGGCGGCTTGTTCCTGGGTGATGGCGGCACCGGTGGCGCCGGCGGCCTCGGTGGGGCGGGCGGTCTCGGCGGACGTGGCGGTGACGGTCTCGCCGGCATTGCCGGTGTGAACGCCGGTCACGGCGGCAACGCCGGCGACGGCGGCAATGGCGGTCTCGGTGGGGACGGCGGTACCGGCGGCAGCGGCGGTGCCGGTGGCTTCCTCGGCGGTGCGGGCGCGAACGGCAACGGCGGCAATGGCGGTATAGGCGGTGGTGCCGGAACTCCGGGCACCGGCGGCGCGGGTGCGGCCGGCAGCAGCCTGCTCGACCCGAACGGTGGCACAGGCGGCAATGGCGGTAACCCCGGCGCCTTCGGCGGTGGCGGCAGTGGTGGCGCGGCGGGTATCGGCGGGGCCGCCGGCACCGGGGTCGCCGGCGTGGCTGGTAACCACGGCGCCGCGGTCACCAGCGGCGGCGACGGCGGCGTGGGTGGCGCCGGCTTTACTCCGCTGTTGGCCGGCGCGAGCGGCGGCAACGGCGGCACGGGTGGTAACGGCGGAGCGGTCGGCAACGGTGGCGCCGGTGGAGCCGGCGGCAACGGCGCGGCCGGGTTGGCCGGCACCAACGGCAGCACGCCCGTCACCCCGGGTGCCGACGGCACCAACGGGACCGGCGGCGGCCTCGGCGGCAGTGGCGGCACCGGCGGCAACGGTGGTCTGGGCGGCTCGATCTCCGGTAACGGTGGTGCCGGTGGGGTCGGCGGCACCGGTGGCACCGGCGGGGCCGGCGGCAACGGCGGCGATGGTGCGGCGGGCAACGCCTCGCTCACCGGCGTGGGCGGTAAGGGTGAACGGCGCGCTCGGCGGCAACGGCGGCACCGGTGGTGGCGGACGTGTGCTCTTCCGATCTGTGGCCGCCGGCGGGTCAGGCAGCCACGGGGTCGGCGGGGCCGGCGGTAA
- a CDS encoding TM0106 family RecB-like putative nuclease — protein MFVTDGNIVYSASDLASAARCEYALLRDFDAKLRRGPAVSVEDELLARTATLGDDHERRRLARLRGQFGDEIAVIGRPAYTYAGLTAASDATRRAIAGRAPVVYQAAMFDGRFVGFADFLIRDGDRYRVTDTKLARSPKVTALLQLAAYADALTTAGVPITPDAELELGDGTVVRYRLSDLMPVYRTQRAQLQKLLDEHYASGRAVRWEDTGVQACFRCPLCIEQLRARDDLLLVAGMRVSQREKLIDAGVGTIGELADRSRAVPGLGTQILGRLTAQAKLQLRQRDSGTAQYEVADPQPLALLPEPNPGDLFFDFEGDPLWTADGRQWGLEYLFGVLEAGPAGRFRPLWAHDRIDERAALKQFLTLVAKRRKRYPNMHIYHYAAYEKTALLRLAGRYGVGEDEVDDLLRNGVLVDLYPLVRKSIRVGAESLSLKALEPLYMGTQLRSGDVTTATDSITSYARYCELVAAGRADEAATVLKEIEEYNHYDCLSTRKLRDWLLILAWESGVTPIGVQPVPERDSIKDHDQLATTLATFTGDAAAGNRTPEQRAVALVAAARGYHQREDKPFWWSHFDRLNYPLDEWSDNTDVFVVDSATVVTDWHTPPRARKPQRRVQLNGELARGDLNTEVFALYEPPAPTGMAEDPDRRGAGRAEVVGVDDPSLPAVVTILERTGKDGNIFHQLPFALTPGPPVKTTALRESIAMTAHAVATGLPDLPRTALIDLLLRRPPRTHGATSLPRTDDTVADITAATLSLDSSYLAVHGPPGTGKTHTAARVIKTLVTEYCWRVGVVAQSHAAVENVLDCVVDAGLDPALVAKKGTAGARWQEIDANRYPAFIADHAGCVIGGTAWDFANAQRVPPGSLDLLVIDEAGQFCLANTIAVAPSATNLLLLGDPQQLPQVSQGTHPEQVDISALEWLVDGQQTLPDERGYFLDMSYRMHPEVCAAVSALSYERRLRSHAEATTARRLAGRDPGVHVLPVRHQGNSIDSAEEAAAIVDEIGRMLGQAWTDERGTRPLAAPDVLVLAPYNAQVAMIRQRLSDAGLPGVRVGTVDKFQGGQAPVVFISMTASSIDEVPRGISFLLNRNRLNVAISRAQYAAVIVRSESLTQYLPATPAGLVDLGAFLALTEGPSASTRDRVVGI, from the coding sequence GTGTTCGTCACAGACGGCAACATCGTCTACAGCGCTTCGGATCTCGCGTCCGCCGCGCGGTGCGAGTACGCCCTGCTGCGGGATTTCGACGCCAAATTACGGCGCGGTCCGGCGGTGTCCGTCGAAGACGAATTGCTGGCGCGCACAGCCACTCTCGGTGACGACCATGAGCGGCGCAGGCTGGCCCGGCTACGCGGTCAGTTCGGAGACGAGATCGCCGTCATCGGCCGTCCCGCGTACACCTACGCCGGTCTCACGGCCGCATCCGACGCCACCCGGCGCGCCATCGCCGGCCGCGCCCCGGTGGTCTACCAGGCAGCCATGTTCGACGGCCGGTTCGTCGGTTTCGCCGATTTCCTGATCCGCGACGGCGACCGGTACCGAGTCACGGACACCAAGCTGGCGCGCTCACCGAAGGTCACCGCGCTGTTGCAACTGGCGGCATACGCCGACGCGCTGACGACGGCGGGCGTTCCCATCACCCCGGACGCCGAACTGGAACTCGGCGACGGCACGGTCGTGCGCTACCGCCTCAGCGACCTGATGCCGGTCTACCGGACCCAGCGCGCGCAGCTACAGAAGCTGCTGGACGAGCATTACGCCTCAGGCCGTGCCGTGCGCTGGGAGGACACCGGGGTGCAGGCGTGCTTCCGATGCCCGCTGTGTATCGAACAGTTGCGCGCCCGCGACGACCTGCTGCTGGTCGCCGGCATGCGAGTCAGCCAGCGCGAGAAGCTGATTGACGCCGGTGTCGGCACCATCGGCGAGCTGGCCGACCGCAGCCGGGCGGTGCCCGGCCTGGGCACCCAAATATTGGGCCGGCTGACCGCGCAGGCGAAACTGCAGTTACGCCAACGCGATAGCGGCACCGCGCAGTACGAGGTAGCCGATCCGCAGCCGCTGGCGCTGCTGCCCGAACCGAACCCGGGCGACCTGTTCTTCGATTTCGAAGGCGACCCATTGTGGACCGCCGACGGTCGCCAATGGGGACTGGAATATCTGTTCGGCGTCCTGGAAGCGGGCCCGGCGGGGAGATTCCGTCCGCTGTGGGCGCATGACCGCATCGACGAGCGGGCGGCGCTCAAGCAATTTCTGACCCTGGTGGCCAAGCGCCGCAAGCGCTACCCGAACATGCACATCTACCACTACGCGGCCTACGAGAAGACGGCGTTGCTGCGGCTCGCCGGTCGCTACGGCGTCGGCGAGGACGAGGTCGACGACCTGTTGCGCAACGGCGTATTAGTGGACCTTTATCCGTTGGTGCGCAAGAGCATTCGCGTGGGCGCCGAAAGTCTGAGCCTCAAGGCGCTGGAGCCGCTTTACATGGGCACCCAGTTGCGTTCGGGCGATGTCACCACCGCCACCGACTCCATCACCTCCTATGCGCGGTACTGCGAACTGGTGGCCGCGGGCCGCGCGGACGAAGCGGCGACGGTGCTCAAGGAAATCGAGGAGTACAACCACTACGACTGCCTGTCCACCCGCAAGCTGCGGGACTGGTTGCTGATTCTGGCCTGGGAATCCGGCGTCACGCCGATCGGTGTTCAGCCCGTCCCCGAGCGCGACAGCATCAAGGACCACGATCAGCTCGCGACGACACTGGCGACGTTCACCGGCGACGCCGCCGCCGGTAACCGCACTCCTGAACAGCGGGCCGTCGCCCTGGTGGCCGCCGCCCGCGGATATCACCAACGCGAGGACAAGCCGTTCTGGTGGTCGCACTTCGACCGGCTGAACTATCCGCTCGACGAATGGTCGGATAACACAGACGTTTTCGTCGTCGACTCCGCAACCGTCGTCACCGACTGGCACACGCCGCCGCGCGCCCGCAAGCCGCAGCGCCGGGTGCAGCTCAACGGGGAACTGGCCCGCGGCGACCTCAACACGGAAGTGTTCGCGCTCTACGAGCCGCCCGCGCCGACCGGCATGGCCGAGGATCCCGACCGCCGCGGTGCGGGCCGGGCCGAAGTCGTCGGGGTCGACGACCCGAGCCTGCCTGCCGTGGTGACCATCCTCGAACGGACCGGCAAGGACGGCAACATCTTTCACCAGTTGCCGTTCGCGCTGACGCCGGGCCCGCCGGTGAAGACCACCGCGCTACGCGAGTCCATAGCGATGACGGCACACGCCGTGGCAACCGGTTTGCCGGACCTGCCCCGCACCGCACTCATCGACCTCCTGCTGCGGCGCCCGCCACGCACCCACGGCGCTACGTCGTTGCCGCGCACCGACGACACCGTCGCCGACATCACCGCCGCCACGCTGAGCCTCGATTCGTCCTACCTCGCGGTCCACGGACCACCCGGAACCGGCAAGACGCACACCGCCGCCCGGGTGATCAAAACGCTGGTCACCGAATATTGTTGGCGCGTCGGCGTGGTCGCGCAATCGCATGCGGCGGTGGAGAATGTCTTGGACTGCGTGGTCGACGCCGGCCTGGACCCGGCTCTCGTCGCCAAGAAGGGCACCGCCGGCGCGCGGTGGCAGGAGATCGACGCGAACCGATACCCGGCGTTCATCGCCGACCACGCGGGCTGCGTAATCGGCGGTACTGCTTGGGATTTCGCCAATGCCCAGCGGGTGCCCCCGGGCAGCCTGGACCTGCTGGTGATCGATGAGGCGGGACAATTCTGTCTGGCCAACACCATCGCGGTGGCGCCGTCGGCCACCAACCTGTTGCTGCTCGGGGATCCGCAACAACTGCCGCAGGTCAGCCAGGGCACCCATCCGGAACAAGTCGACATCTCGGCGCTGGAATGGCTGGTCGACGGACAGCAGACGCTGCCCGACGAGCGCGGGTACTTCCTGGACATGTCCTACCGGATGCATCCGGAGGTGTGTGCGGCCGTCTCGGCGCTGTCCTATGAGCGTCGGCTGCGTTCACACGCCGAGGCGACGACCGCCCGTCGCCTGGCCGGCCGCGATCCGGGCGTGCACGTGCTTCCCGTTCGCCATCAAGGCAATTCGATCGACAGCGCCGAAGAGGCCGCCGCAATCGTGGACGAGATCGGGCGCATGCTCGGCCAGGCGTGGACCGACGAGCGCGGCACCAGGCCGCTGGCCGCCCCGGATGTGCTGGTGCTGGCGCCGTACAACGCCCAGGTGGCCATGATCCGTCAGCGGCTCTCCGATGCCGGCCTGCCCGGGGTCCGGGTCGGCACCGTCGACAAGTTCCAGGGTGGGCAGGCCCCGGTCGTCTTCATCTCCATGACGGCGTCATCGATTGACGAAGTCCCGCGCGGTATCTCGTTCCTGCTCAACCGCAACCGACTCAACGTCGCCATCAGCAGAGCTCAGTACGCGGCCGTCATCGTCCGATCGGAGTCGCTGACGCAGTACCTGCCGGCTACCCCGGCCGGCCTGGTGGACCTGGGCGCATTCCTGGCCCTCACCGAAGGGCCGTCAGCGTCGACCAGAGACCGGGTCGTCGGGATCTGA